From one Humulus lupulus chromosome 8, drHumLupu1.1, whole genome shotgun sequence genomic stretch:
- the LOC133794805 gene encoding factor of DNA methylation 3-like isoform X1, whose protein sequence is MESENLEELQGGSYVSKEISQLYEANYEEKKKVQELKLRIEELENELKKKTPLIKGSSETEDEGPDADQELIGVLIASERKSKDELTELRKLLIDQLEDESTPAPFGVKRMGELDSQPFIEAMKPYKDGPYKAMRLCSLLSMLIGCPEWHPFKIINMGGKLVEVVDEEDEKLKTLKMGFSESVYNAIKTALTEMNEYNPSGRFIVQELWNFKEDRKASLKEVVEFMLHGWTPNKRLRRS, encoded by the exons ATGGAGAGTGAGAATCTGGAAGAATTGCAGGGAGGATCCTATGTTTCTAAGGAAATATCTCAGCTTTATGAAGCAAATTATGAAG AAAAGAAGAAAGTGCAAGAATTGAAGCTGCGGATTGAAGAATTGGAAAATGAACTGAAG aagaaaacacctcTGATCAAAGGATCAAGTGAGACAGAGGACGAAGGGCCTGACGCAGACCAAGAGCTCATAGGAGTTCTTATTGCAAGTGAGCGAAAAAGCAAGGATGAGTTGACAGAACTTAGAAAGCTCTTGATTGAT CAATTAGAAGATGAGTCAACTCCTGCTCCTTTTGGTGTTAAGAGAATGGGTGAACTTGATTCTCAACCATTCATTGAAGCAATGAAACCATACAAGGATGGCCCTTATAAAGCTATGCGGTTGTGCTCATTATTGAGCATGCTTATTGGATGTCCAGAGTGGCATCCTTTCAAAATTATCAACATGGGAGGGAAACTTGTG GAAGTTGTTGATGAGGAGGATGAGAAGTTGAAGACACTAAAGATGGGATTCAGTGAAAGTGTTTACAATGCGATTAAAACTGCATTAACTGAGATGAATGAGTATAACCCTAGTGGTCGTTTCATTGTTCAAGAGCTATGGAATTTTAAAGAAGATAGGAAAGCAAGTTTGAAGGAGGTGGTTGAGTTTATGCTTCATGGTTGGACTCCTAACAAACGCTTAAG GAGAAGTTGA
- the LOC133794805 gene encoding factor of DNA methylation 3-like isoform X2 gives MESENLEELQGGSYVSKEISQLYEANYEEKKKVQELKLRIEELENELKKTPLIKGSSETEDEGPDADQELIGVLIASERKSKDELTELRKLLIDQLEDESTPAPFGVKRMGELDSQPFIEAMKPYKDGPYKAMRLCSLLSMLIGCPEWHPFKIINMGGKLVEVVDEEDEKLKTLKMGFSESVYNAIKTALTEMNEYNPSGRFIVQELWNFKEDRKASLKEVVEFMLHGWTPNKRLRRS, from the exons ATGGAGAGTGAGAATCTGGAAGAATTGCAGGGAGGATCCTATGTTTCTAAGGAAATATCTCAGCTTTATGAAGCAAATTATGAAG AAAAGAAGAAAGTGCAAGAATTGAAGCTGCGGATTGAAGAATTGGAAAATGAACTGAAG aaaacacctcTGATCAAAGGATCAAGTGAGACAGAGGACGAAGGGCCTGACGCAGACCAAGAGCTCATAGGAGTTCTTATTGCAAGTGAGCGAAAAAGCAAGGATGAGTTGACAGAACTTAGAAAGCTCTTGATTGAT CAATTAGAAGATGAGTCAACTCCTGCTCCTTTTGGTGTTAAGAGAATGGGTGAACTTGATTCTCAACCATTCATTGAAGCAATGAAACCATACAAGGATGGCCCTTATAAAGCTATGCGGTTGTGCTCATTATTGAGCATGCTTATTGGATGTCCAGAGTGGCATCCTTTCAAAATTATCAACATGGGAGGGAAACTTGTG GAAGTTGTTGATGAGGAGGATGAGAAGTTGAAGACACTAAAGATGGGATTCAGTGAAAGTGTTTACAATGCGATTAAAACTGCATTAACTGAGATGAATGAGTATAACCCTAGTGGTCGTTTCATTGTTCAAGAGCTATGGAATTTTAAAGAAGATAGGAAAGCAAGTTTGAAGGAGGTGGTTGAGTTTATGCTTCATGGTTGGACTCCTAACAAACGCTTAAG GAGAAGTTGA